Proteins encoded together in one Juglans regia cultivar Chandler chromosome 9, Walnut 2.0, whole genome shotgun sequence window:
- the LOC109009729 gene encoding chromophore lyase CRL, chloroplastic has product MGTGRRARGLVIKTLLLIGGALLLKRLTKSTTRWDHARIVAHSLSGQKFSMEQASRDPDNYFNFRMLTCPAAQMVDGSKVLYFEQAFWRTPQKPFRQRFYMVKPCPKDLKCDVEVSSYAIRDVEEYKNFCDRPKDQRPQPEEVLGDIAEHLTTVYLKTCERGKRCLYEGSTPPGGFPNSWNGANYCTSELAILKNNEMHTWDRGYDEDGNQVWGAKEGPYEFKPVPASISNDMFSPLNFHTQQSMEKRIEGSLVLQD; this is encoded by the exons aTGGGTACAGGACGCCGAGCACGGGGACTGGTAATAAAGACGCTGCTACTGATAGGAGGCGCGCTTTTGCTGAAGAGACTGACCAAGTCCACCACTCGCTGGGACCATGCTCGCATCGTTGCTCACTCTCTTTCCGGACAAAAG TTCTCAATGGAGCAAGCATCCAGAGATCCTGATAATTACTTCAATTTCAG AATGCTTACATGCCCAGCGGCACAGATGGTAGATGGGTCAAAGGTTTTATATTTTGAGCAA GCATTCTGGAGGACTCCTCAGAAGCCTTTTCGGCAG AGATTTTACATGGTCAAGCCTTGTCCCAAAGATTTGAAATGTGATGTTGAG GTAAGTTCATATGCCATTAGAGATGTGGAGGAATACAAGAACTTCTGTGATCGCCCAAAGGACCAACGGCCACAGCCTGAAGAAGTTCTTGGG GACATTGCAGAGCATTTAACGACAGTATACCTTAAAACCTGTGAGCGTGGAAAACGCTGTTTATATGAAGGTTCAACTCCACCTGGCGGGTTTCCCAATTCATGG AATGGTGCAAACTACTGTACTTCAGAACTTGCAATCTTGAAGAATAATGAGATGCATACCTGGGACAGGGGCTATGATGAAGATGGAAATCAA GTTTGGGGAGCAAAGGAAGGTCCATACGAGTTCAAGCCAGTGCCTGCCTCTATTTCTAATGACATGTTTTCTCCTTTAAATTTCCATACTCAGCAATCAATGGAGAAACGAATAGAGGGTTCACTTGTTCTACAAGACTGA
- the LOC109009730 gene encoding uncharacterized protein LOC109009730 yields MTMQLKAPSRSHTIKSLPTASPLATVGNAGLRRPTDLFALKSSFFSPSLNLLLSPQQRTPASAAPRFSMRVASKQAYICRDCGYIYNERTPFEKVPDKYFCPVCGAPKRRFRAYEPAVAKNANEGEARKARKAQIQRDEAIGRALPIAVVVGVVALAGLYFYLNNSLG; encoded by the exons ATGACCATGCAGCTGAAGGCACCCTCAAGATCTCACACCATCAAGTCTTTACCGACAGCATCTCCTTTGGCCACAGTCGGCAATGCAGGTCTGCGACGACCGACCGATCTGTTCGCTCTAAAGTCATCCTTTTTCTCTCCTTCACTTAACCTCTTGCTTTCTCCTCAACAACGGACTCCTGCGTCTGCTGCACCCAGATTCTCTATGCGTGTCGCCTCCAAGCAAGCCTATATTTGTCGCGATTGCGG CTATATTTACAATGAGAGAACTCCCTTCGAGAAAGTACCTGATAAGTACTTTTGTCCTG TCTGTGGTGCTCCTAAGCGAAGATTTAGGGCTTATGAACCTGCTGTGGCGAAAAATGCTAATGAAGGTGAAGCTCGCAAGGCACGGAAAGCGCAAATTCAGAGAGACGAAGCAATTGG GAGGGCACTCCCAATCGCAGTTGTGGTGGGAGTTGTGGCACTAGCGGGATTATACTTCTACCTGAATAATAGCTTAGGTTAA